In Zingiber officinale cultivar Zhangliang chromosome 1A, Zo_v1.1, whole genome shotgun sequence, a genomic segment contains:
- the LOC122003869 gene encoding protein argonaute 1D-like yields MPAYDGRKSLYMAGTFPFESKEFTVSLPENDGRKAKDFRVIIKLAGNTSIHNLKEFLAGRQIEAPQEVIQALDIVLRESPSTKYTSVARSFFSPSFGHRAPIGKA; encoded by the exons ATGCCAGCTTATGATGGAAGGAAGAGCCTGTATATGGCTGGTACTTTTCCTTTTGAGTCAAAGGAGTTCACGGTTTCACTGCCTGAAAATGATGGAAG GAAGGCCAAGGATTTTAGAGTGATTATTAAGCTTGCTGGAAACACAAGCATACAcaacctgaaggagtttttagctgGTCGACAGATTGAGGCACCTCAAGAAGTCATTCAAGCCCTTGATATTGTTCTTAGGGAGTCTCCATCTACCAA GTATACTTCGGTAGCACGGTCCTTCTTTTCCCCGAGCTTTGGGCATCGGGCACCCATTGGAAAGGCTTAG
- the LOC121997987 gene encoding 40S ribosomal protein S7-like, whose translation MFTTSKKILKDKGAEPTELEDTVAQAFFDLENANQELKSDLKDLYINSAVQIDMPGNRKAVVIHIPYRLRKAYKKIHVRLVRELEKKFSGKLSLLIEDVYVKLTNYKI comes from the exons ATGTTTACCACGAGCAAGAAGATCCTAAAGGATAAGGGTGCAGAACCGACTGAGTTGGAAGACACTGTGGCTCAG GCATTCTTTGATCTGGAGAATGCGAACCAGGAGTTGAAGAGTGACTTGAAGGATCTTTACATTAATTCAGCAGT GCAAATCGATATGCCTGGCAATAGGAAAGCTGTTGTTATTCACATTCCATACAGGCTGCGAAAAGCctacaaaaagattcatgttaGGCTGGTTAGAGAACTGGAAAAGAAGTTCAGTGGGAAG TTAAGTCTATTAATTGAAGATGTTTATGTCAAATTGACTAACTATAAGATTTGA